A genomic segment from Phormidium ambiguum IAM M-71 encodes:
- a CDS encoding phosphoribosyltransferase, with translation MSPSVLFCDRNSAGVQLAEAIEAEINLVRASGVSVSPVVYALPRGGLPVAVPVALKLGCPLEIITAKKIARPEDPELAIGAVTADGLVIWSSRLHDVKTDPTLQVALQEAKSKAELQLQLLAPYCSNINSEGAIAILIDDGIATGMTIAAAILSLRLRKPAAVWIATPVAPLGLMNMLQEWSDNAIVLFQPQNFLSVSRFYEDFPQLEIEEAISCLQQVNDRTQRTTGTGESK, from the coding sequence ATGTCACCTTCTGTACTGTTTTGCGATCGCAACAGTGCCGGAGTGCAGTTAGCCGAAGCAATTGAGGCAGAGATCAACCTTGTTAGAGCATCAGGGGTTTCTGTATCACCAGTTGTTTATGCGCTGCCTCGCGGTGGTTTGCCTGTTGCTGTCCCAGTGGCGCTGAAACTCGGTTGTCCTTTAGAAATTATTACCGCAAAAAAAATTGCTCGTCCAGAAGATCCCGAATTGGCTATTGGTGCAGTAACGGCAGATGGGTTGGTAATTTGGTCAAGCAGATTACATGATGTTAAAACTGATCCGACTTTACAGGTAGCTTTACAAGAAGCGAAATCGAAAGCTGAATTGCAATTACAACTGTTAGCGCCTTACTGCTCAAATATTAATTCTGAAGGTGCGATCGCTATTTTAATTGATGACGGCATTGCTACAGGCATGACAATTGCGGCGGCGATTCTTTCTTTGCGCTTAAGAAAACCTGCGGCGGTTTGGATTGCTACCCCAGTCGCTCCTCTGGGTTTAATGAATATGTTACAAGAATGGAGCGATAATGCGATCGTTCTTTTTCAACCTCAAAATTTCCTCAGTGTCAGCCGCTTTTATGAGGATTTTCCCCAATTAGAAATCGAAGAAGCCATCAGTTGCTTGCAACAAGTTAATGACAGAACACAGAGGACTACAGGAACAGGGGAGAGTAAATAA
- a CDS encoding acyl-CoA desaturase, translated as MTLATSTKLRLDWPVILFMSAIHIVAIFAFFPGNFSWAAVGVAVFLHWVTGGLGITLGFHRLVTHRSFQSPKWLEYFLVFCGCLACQGGPIDWVGMHRIHHLHSDHEGDPHDSNRGFLWSHLNWMMYQIPAREEVPRFTKDIAEDPVYQFLQKYFIPIQVGLGIVLYLLGGWPFVLWGIFVRLVAVYHCTWLVNSATHKFGYRTYESGDLSTNCWWVALLVYGEGWHNNHHAFQYSARHGLKWWEIDMTWMTIQFLQALGLAWNIKLVQEKAE; from the coding sequence ATGACGCTTGCCACCTCGACCAAACTTCGCCTAGATTGGCCTGTGATCCTATTCATGTCCGCGATCCACATTGTTGCCATCTTTGCCTTCTTCCCTGGCAACTTTAGCTGGGCAGCAGTAGGTGTAGCCGTGTTTCTCCATTGGGTAACAGGCGGTCTAGGAATTACATTAGGATTCCATCGCCTAGTTACCCACCGTAGTTTTCAGAGTCCCAAGTGGTTAGAATACTTCTTGGTTTTCTGCGGTTGTTTAGCCTGCCAAGGCGGACCAATAGATTGGGTTGGTATGCACCGCATCCATCATTTACACTCGGATCACGAAGGCGATCCGCATGACTCCAATAGAGGTTTTTTGTGGAGTCATCTGAATTGGATGATGTACCAAATCCCTGCACGAGAAGAAGTTCCTCGGTTCACCAAAGATATTGCGGAAGATCCAGTTTATCAATTTTTGCAAAAGTATTTTATTCCGATCCAAGTTGGTTTGGGTATCGTACTTTATTTACTTGGCGGTTGGCCTTTCGTTCTCTGGGGAATCTTTGTCCGCCTGGTGGCTGTCTACCACTGCACTTGGTTGGTTAACAGTGCTACCCATAAGTTTGGCTATCGTACTTATGAATCTGGCGATCTTTCAACTAACTGTTGGTGGGTTGCTTTACTAGTCTATGGCGAAGGTTGGCATAACAACCACCACGCTTTTCAATATTCTGCCCGTCATGGTTTAAAGTGGTGGGAAATTGATATGACATGGATGACTATCCAGTTTCTTCAAGCCCTTGGTTTGGCATGGAATATTAAACTGGTACAAGAAAAGGCAGAGTAA
- the psbZ gene encoding photosystem II reaction center protein PsbZ has translation MTILFQLALFALVALSFVLVVWVPVAYASPQNWDQSKKLLYLGSGIWVGLVLVVAVLSSFVV, from the coding sequence ATGACAATCCTGTTTCAACTTGCGCTGTTTGCTCTGGTAGCACTATCTTTCGTATTAGTAGTTTGGGTACCAGTTGCATACGCCTCACCCCAAAACTGGGATCAATCCAAGAAATTACTGTATTTGGGTTCAGGGATTTGGGTGGGTTTAGTACTAGTGGTAGCTGTGTTAAGTTCCTTCGTAGTTTAA
- a CDS encoding glutamate-5-semialdehyde dehydrogenase yields the protein MTTETFDGSVNANLMATVQRAYHASFELGSIKGVDRSRAVQAMAQALKSYSDDILEANTLDLEASREMAVPELILDWLKLTPERLQTTVQMLQRLGELPDPMRRVMTAGYQLEHSQTYCQLMPLGVIALVYEAFPELGAIAAGLCMKTGNTLILRGGSEASHSNSVITQALQSALQGVGIPEGSLELLPTDQGGSLRDLITLDRYINLIIPYGRPSLVQQVVRQSTAPVLKSGMGNCYLFWSPSGSLEVARWMIMDSHQSEPDPVNAIEKVLIHPNQKPSSLVTLFNSLKEKGFTLKGDANLVAEFPELRSTNDSEWSESYLTNTVAFKLVDSLEAAIGWINQYSSGHADCIVTESYQESRQFALGVNSASTYINASPRFSRNPGRGDAIFLGMSNQKGQRRGLISMEALTTIKHIVQGNGRF from the coding sequence ATGACCACCGAAACGTTTGATGGTTCAGTGAATGCAAATTTGATGGCGACAGTTCAGCGTGCCTATCACGCTTCTTTTGAACTGGGTAGCATCAAAGGTGTCGATCGATCGCGTGCCGTGCAAGCAATGGCACAAGCACTAAAAAGTTACTCTGACGATATTTTAGAAGCTAATACCCTAGACTTGGAAGCAAGTCGGGAAATGGCAGTACCAGAATTAATTTTAGACTGGTTAAAACTGACACCAGAAAGATTGCAAACTACAGTGCAAATGCTGCAAAGGTTAGGGGAATTACCCGATCCAATGCGGCGAGTTATGACAGCAGGGTATCAACTAGAACATTCCCAAACCTACTGTCAGCTGATGCCCTTGGGGGTAATAGCATTAGTTTATGAGGCATTCCCTGAACTAGGAGCGATCGCAGCTGGGTTATGTATGAAAACGGGAAATACCTTAATTTTGCGGGGGGGAAGTGAGGCGAGTCATTCCAACAGCGTAATCACCCAAGCGTTGCAGTCAGCATTGCAGGGAGTGGGGATACCAGAAGGAAGCTTAGAACTTTTACCAACCGATCAAGGTGGTTCCTTGCGAGATTTAATTACTTTAGACCGCTACATTAACTTAATCATCCCCTACGGTCGTCCGAGTTTAGTACAGCAAGTAGTCCGCCAATCAACTGCACCAGTTTTAAAATCGGGAATGGGTAACTGTTACCTATTTTGGTCGCCTTCGGGTAGTTTAGAAGTAGCTCGTTGGATGATTATGGACAGTCATCAAAGCGAACCCGATCCAGTAAATGCGATCGAAAAAGTATTAATTCATCCCAATCAAAAACCCTCTTCCTTAGTTACCCTGTTTAACAGTTTGAAGGAAAAGGGCTTTACCCTAAAAGGCGACGCTAACTTAGTAGCAGAATTTCCTGAGTTGAGAAGCACCAATGACTCGGAATGGAGTGAATCCTACCTAACTAACACAGTAGCTTTTAAGCTAGTGGATAGTTTGGAAGCGGCGATCGGTTGGATCAACCAATACAGCAGCGGTCATGCAGACTGCATAGTTACCGAATCCTACCAAGAAAGCCGCCAATTTGCCTTGGGAGTCAACAGTGCCTCAACCTACATTAACGCTAGTCCAAGATTTTCCCGCAATCCGGGAAGGGGAGACGCTATCTTTCTCGGAATGTCTAACCAAAAAGGACAGCGTCGTGGCTTAATCAGTATGGAAGCCCTGACAACGATAAAGCACATCGTACAGGGGAATGGCAGATTTTAG
- a CDS encoding uracil-DNA glycosylase has product MSDAEQGNLFDLSNFSASPPQPDFPPNLIPTDAKVPIPRGTYQTITEIAEHCNLCHRCELGNHRTNAVVGRGNPQADLMIIGEAPGQTEDETGLPFVGKAGQLLEKILAAVQLDSEKDVYISNINKCRPPGNRVPTTEEMNACKPYLLEQIRLVDPKIILLAGATAVKGLTGDKRGITKIRGQWMEWENRLCMPIFHPSYLLRNPSREQGSPKWLMWQDIQAVRAKFDQIHNQQ; this is encoded by the coding sequence ATGTCTGACGCAGAACAAGGAAATCTCTTTGACCTTTCCAACTTTAGTGCATCTCCCCCTCAACCAGATTTTCCCCCAAATCTGATTCCCACAGATGCCAAAGTTCCCATTCCTAGAGGAACTTACCAAACTATAACTGAAATAGCAGAACACTGTAATCTTTGCCATCGCTGCGAATTAGGAAATCATCGCACCAACGCAGTAGTTGGCAGAGGCAACCCCCAAGCTGATTTAATGATTATCGGGGAAGCACCCGGGCAAACAGAAGACGAAACCGGATTACCATTTGTTGGCAAAGCTGGGCAATTATTAGAAAAAATCTTAGCTGCTGTCCAATTAGACAGCGAAAAAGATGTTTATATTTCTAACATTAATAAATGCCGACCTCCAGGAAATCGCGTTCCCACAACTGAAGAAATGAACGCTTGTAAACCTTATTTATTAGAACAAATTCGCCTCGTAGATCCAAAAATTATCTTATTAGCTGGAGCAACTGCTGTCAAAGGTTTAACAGGTGACAAACGCGGAATTACTAAAATTCGCGGTCAATGGATGGAATGGGAAAATCGTTTATGTATGCCAATTTTCCATCCCTCTTATTTGTTAAGAAATCCCTCCAGAGAACAAGGCAGTCCCAAATGGTTAATGTGGCAAGATATCCAAGCAGTAAGAGCCAAGTTCGATCAAATTCATAACCAGCAATAG
- a CDS encoding aminotransferase class I/II-fold pyridoxal phosphate-dependent enzyme produces MNSLLKLLEAEQALFPIFSGIDAQVKQNLKRVLSAFRRHRVGAHHFAGVSGYGHDDLGRETLDKVFADVMGAEAAAVRVQFVSGTHAIACALFGVLRPGDEMLAVVGSPYDTLEEVIGLRGEGQGSLIEFGIKYRELPLTKEGKVDWQALSQAIGEKTRLVLIQRSCGYSWRSSLSIEEIEKIIFLVKQQNPNTVCFVDNCYGEFIETQEPPHVGADLIAGSLIKNPGGTVVTAGGYVAGKADLVEAAACRLTAPGIGSAGGASFDQLRLLFQGLFLAPQMVGEAMKGTYLTGYVFDKLGYPVNPPALAPRRDVIQAIKLGSAEKLVAFCKVIQQYSPIDSYVEPVPWEMPGYESQVVMAGGTFIEGSTLEFSADGPLREPYIVYCQGGTHWTHIAIALEAAIDAIGPA; encoded by the coding sequence ATGAACAGCTTATTAAAGCTGCTTGAAGCAGAACAGGCACTATTTCCGATTTTTTCTGGAATTGACGCTCAGGTCAAGCAAAATCTCAAAAGAGTATTATCAGCTTTTCGTCGTCATCGGGTTGGAGCCCATCATTTTGCAGGGGTTTCCGGCTATGGGCATGATGATTTAGGACGGGAAACTTTAGATAAGGTGTTTGCTGATGTGATGGGCGCGGAAGCTGCTGCGGTCAGGGTGCAGTTTGTTTCCGGTACTCATGCGATCGCTTGCGCCTTATTCGGTGTCCTCCGTCCCGGTGACGAAATGCTAGCTGTCGTCGGTTCTCCCTACGACACACTCGAAGAAGTGATTGGCTTGCGCGGTGAGGGTCAAGGATCTCTTATTGAATTTGGCATTAAATACCGGGAATTACCTCTGACAAAGGAAGGAAAAGTTGATTGGCAAGCCCTCTCTCAGGCGATAGGTGAAAAAACTCGTTTGGTGTTGATCCAGCGTTCTTGCGGCTATTCTTGGCGTTCTAGCCTCTCTATTGAGGAAATAGAAAAGATTATCTTCTTGGTGAAGCAGCAAAACCCCAACACAGTTTGCTTTGTCGATAACTGCTATGGCGAGTTTATCGAAACCCAAGAACCACCCCACGTTGGTGCTGACTTAATAGCAGGGTCATTGATTAAAAATCCGGGGGGTACAGTGGTCACGGCGGGGGGTTACGTTGCTGGGAAAGCTGATTTGGTGGAAGCGGCGGCTTGTCGCTTGACAGCCCCTGGAATTGGCAGTGCTGGTGGTGCGAGTTTCGATCAACTTCGGTTGCTGTTTCAAGGTTTGTTTTTAGCACCCCAAATGGTTGGGGAGGCGATGAAGGGAACTTATTTAACTGGTTATGTGTTCGATAAGTTGGGTTATCCGGTAAATCCTCCGGCTTTAGCGCCTAGACGGGATGTGATTCAAGCGATTAAATTGGGTTCGGCAGAAAAGTTAGTTGCTTTTTGTAAGGTGATTCAGCAATATTCGCCGATCGATTCTTATGTGGAACCTGTACCTTGGGAAATGCCTGGTTATGAAAGTCAGGTGGTGATGGCTGGTGGTACGTTTATCGAAGGTAGTACTTTGGAATTTTCGGCAGATGGGCCATTAAGAGAACCCTACATTGTTTATTGCCAGGGTGGGACGCATTGGACTCACATTGCGATCGCACTTGAGGCGGCGATTGATGCGATCGGTCCAGCCTGA
- a CDS encoding class II glutamine amidotransferase: MCQLLGMNCNVPTDICFSFEGFSARGGRTDIHQDGWGIAFFEGLGCRIFLDPKPAIASPIADVVRCYPIHSTHVIAHIRKATQGEVALENCHPFRRELWGRYWVFAHNGNLPDFNPENDGFYRAVGQTDSEKAFCLILNTLRSHFPKVKPPLAELYPVLKEVTASLAEKGTFNYLLSDGSEFFAHCSTNLWYIVRQAPFAAAHLIDQDVTVDFQKLTTPNDRVAIIATTPLTDNEVWTQIKPGELLVFQDGMVKLFG, translated from the coding sequence ATGTGTCAACTCTTGGGAATGAACTGCAATGTACCGACGGATATCTGTTTTTCCTTTGAAGGTTTTTCCGCTAGAGGAGGGAGAACAGATATTCACCAAGATGGTTGGGGAATTGCATTTTTTGAGGGTTTGGGATGTCGCATTTTTTTAGATCCCAAACCTGCTATTGCTTCACCAATTGCTGATGTAGTCAGATGTTATCCGATCCATTCTACTCATGTAATTGCACACATTCGGAAAGCAACTCAAGGGGAAGTTGCTTTAGAAAATTGTCATCCTTTCCGGCGCGAACTTTGGGGTAGATACTGGGTGTTTGCTCATAATGGGAATTTACCAGATTTTAATCCCGAAAATGATGGGTTTTATCGTGCAGTTGGACAGACGGATAGTGAAAAAGCTTTTTGTTTAATTTTGAATACGTTGCGATCGCATTTTCCCAAGGTTAAACCACCTTTGGCAGAACTTTATCCGGTGTTAAAGGAAGTAACGGCAAGTTTGGCGGAAAAAGGAACTTTTAATTATTTACTTTCTGATGGATCGGAGTTTTTTGCCCATTGTTCGACTAATCTTTGGTACATTGTACGGCAAGCACCTTTTGCGGCTGCTCATTTAATTGACCAAGATGTTACTGTGGATTTTCAAAAGTTGACTACTCCGAACGATCGAGTAGCAATTATTGCGACTACTCCTTTGACTGATAATGAAGTTTGGACGCAAATTAAACCGGGAGAATTGTTGGTTTTTCAAGATGGTATGGTTAAATTGTTTGGTTAA
- a CDS encoding alpha/beta fold hydrolase yields the protein MSATLVSSQDSIPGAYWQWRQQQIYYVRAGKSHTERPPLLLIHGFGASTDHWRKNIIGLSKDFEVWAIDLLGFGRSAKPNWDYSGDLWRDQLHDFITEVIGKPVVLAGNSLGGYASLCVAAQRPNTAKGVILLNSAGPFTEIEPQPEPDLIRKIWGELVLSILRQSWANFLLFQYIRQPWIIRRTLEKVYLDKSAVTDRLVEEIYRPSCDAGATQVFASVFSTRQGEKVDILLKELACPLLLIWGEADPWMNAKERGQKFRHYYPDLTEYFLQAGHCPHDEVPDQVNSIINEWVTNNC from the coding sequence ATGTCGGCAACTCTCGTTTCCTCACAAGATTCTATTCCTGGTGCTTATTGGCAGTGGCGACAACAGCAAATCTATTATGTTCGGGCGGGAAAATCTCATACTGAACGTCCACCTCTGCTGTTAATTCATGGTTTTGGTGCTTCCACAGACCATTGGCGGAAAAATATTATTGGGTTGAGTAAAGATTTTGAAGTTTGGGCGATCGATCTTTTAGGATTCGGACGTTCCGCTAAACCAAATTGGGATTACAGCGGCGATTTGTGGCGCGATCAATTACATGATTTTATCACCGAAGTAATCGGAAAACCCGTAGTTTTAGCCGGAAATTCTCTCGGAGGCTACGCTTCATTATGTGTCGCCGCCCAACGTCCAAACACTGCAAAAGGCGTAATTTTACTCAACAGCGCCGGACCTTTTACTGAAATTGAACCACAACCAGAACCAGATTTAATCAGAAAAATTTGGGGTGAATTAGTATTATCAATTCTCCGCCAATCTTGGGCAAACTTTCTCCTATTTCAATACATCCGGCAACCTTGGATAATTCGCCGAACTTTAGAAAAAGTTTACCTAGACAAAAGCGCAGTTACAGATAGATTAGTAGAAGAAATTTACCGTCCTTCTTGTGATGCTGGTGCTACACAAGTTTTCGCATCAGTTTTTAGCACTCGTCAAGGCGAAAAAGTTGATATTCTACTCAAAGAATTAGCCTGTCCATTATTACTAATTTGGGGAGAAGCCGATCCTTGGATGAATGCTAAAGAACGAGGTCAAAAGTTCCGCCATTATTATCCTGATTTAACCGAATATTTTCTCCAAGCCGGACATTGCCCACATGATGAAGTACCAGATCAAGTCAACAGCATCATCAATGAATGGGTAACAAATAATTGTTAA
- a CDS encoding CBS domain-containing protein, with protein MDLILCHTTADFDALGAAVGLTRLLSGARIVLTGGAHPAVRDFLALHRDEYALIERRSVNPKRIRSLTVVDTQQRDRLGKAAEWLDLPDLTEITLYDHHLNQISDIPATQVTIEPVGATTTLIVEQLQKVAGENFLTSAEATVMALGIHVDTGSLTFDHSTPRDAAALAWLMAQGASLPVIAEYIDPGLSRQLQRLLTVALDNLQTIDRWGYTLAWSLIDTPGFVPGLSSLASRLIDLTESDVLLLAARYKSDNAAESLTVIGRSRIDGTDLNQLFQDLGGGGHSQAASLIMKTASSELILQQLIESLQGQIPHPPTARELMSSPVRTIRPETTIKQAQRILLRYGHSGLSVVDANDKLVGIIARRDIDIALHHGFSHAPVKGYMTTNLKTISPDTALPEIELLMVTYDIGRLPVLQNGQLVGIVTRTDVLRQLHQENRRGEKDREIGGRNTYCPLPISQLRDRLSPPLWKLLEKTAQKAEKSGWHLYLVGGAVRDLLLADQQKQVFIEDIDLVVDGFHKSADVGAGVELAKALQKIYPDVRLEVHGQFQTAALLWHKDPDLGSLWIDIATARTEFYPYPAANPEVEASSIRQDLYRRDFTINALAMRLTNPRAGELLDFFGGLLDLQSRQIRVLHANSFIEDPTRIYRAVRFAVRLGFEIEPQTESYIRYAIASGIYEQIQGKNGRTPALETRLKSELKYILQAPYWKPALQLLANLEALRCIHPTLELDEKLWWQVRLFDRCLQKFDSQKTLEHWQMRLEVLIAYLAPEFRSKVANNLQLPVDSIERLTNLNKAETNIAEILPKLQLKSEVVQLMRQYNLPTLILIATRSCRTIRQKIWCYLIAWSQIKAPLNGNDLKVLGYKPGKQFKEILDALLIATLDGKIDSRESAEAFVTEHFPKKL; from the coding sequence ATGGATTTAATTTTGTGCCATACAACTGCTGATTTTGATGCTTTGGGAGCAGCTGTGGGGTTAACGCGGTTGCTTTCGGGGGCGAGGATTGTGTTGACTGGTGGTGCTCATCCGGCGGTGCGGGATTTTTTGGCGTTGCATCGAGATGAGTATGCTTTGATTGAAAGACGATCGGTAAATCCGAAACGAATTCGATCGCTTACAGTAGTAGATACGCAACAACGCGATCGTTTGGGTAAAGCAGCTGAATGGTTAGATTTACCCGATTTAACTGAAATTACTTTATACGACCATCACTTAAATCAAATTTCTGATATTCCCGCAACGCAAGTCACTATTGAACCTGTGGGAGCGACTACTACTTTGATAGTAGAACAGTTGCAAAAAGTTGCCGGAGAAAATTTTTTAACATCTGCGGAAGCAACGGTGATGGCACTAGGTATTCATGTAGATACAGGTTCTTTAACTTTTGACCATTCTACACCTAGAGATGCAGCGGCTTTAGCTTGGTTGATGGCTCAAGGCGCATCTTTACCAGTAATTGCTGAATATATCGATCCTGGGTTATCTCGTCAATTGCAACGATTACTTACTGTTGCTTTAGATAATTTGCAAACGATCGATCGATGGGGTTATACCTTAGCTTGGAGTTTAATTGATACTCCGGGTTTTGTTCCGGGTTTGTCTAGTTTAGCTTCCAGGTTAATCGATTTAACTGAAAGTGATGTTTTGTTATTAGCAGCTAGATATAAAAGTGATAATGCTGCTGAAAGTTTAACAGTAATTGGGCGATCGCGCATTGATGGCACAGATTTAAATCAATTATTTCAAGATTTAGGTGGTGGCGGACATTCCCAAGCAGCATCTTTAATCATGAAAACTGCATCCTCAGAACTGATTTTACAACAGCTAATTGAAAGTTTACAAGGACAAATTCCCCATCCTCCAACAGCGAGAGAATTAATGTCTTCTCCTGTACGAACTATTCGCCCAGAAACAACAATTAAACAAGCCCAACGAATTTTATTAAGATATGGTCATTCGGGATTATCCGTAGTAGATGCGAACGATAAATTAGTAGGAATTATTGCTCGGAGAGATATTGATATTGCCTTACATCATGGGTTCAGTCATGCACCAGTTAAAGGTTATATGACTACGAATTTAAAGACAATTTCTCCTGATACTGCTTTGCCAGAAATTGAGTTGTTAATGGTAACTTATGATATTGGTAGATTGCCAGTTTTACAGAATGGACAATTAGTTGGAATTGTGACTCGGACTGATGTTTTACGACAGTTACATCAGGAAAATCGTCGAGGAGAAAAAGATCGAGAAATAGGTGGGAGGAATACTTATTGTCCTTTGCCGATTTCTCAATTGCGCGATCGACTTTCTCCCCCTCTATGGAAATTATTAGAAAAAACTGCTCAAAAAGCGGAAAAAAGTGGTTGGCATCTTTATTTAGTTGGTGGCGCAGTCCGTGATTTACTCTTAGCAGACCAACAAAAACAAGTATTTATAGAAGACATTGATTTAGTAGTAGACGGATTTCATAAATCTGCTGATGTTGGTGCAGGTGTAGAGTTAGCTAAAGCCTTGCAAAAAATCTATCCAGATGTACGTTTAGAAGTTCACGGACAATTCCAAACTGCTGCTTTGTTGTGGCATAAAGACCCAGATTTAGGCTCTCTTTGGATTGATATTGCTACAGCAAGAACTGAATTTTATCCTTATCCAGCAGCTAATCCAGAAGTCGAAGCTAGCTCAATTCGTCAAGACCTTTATCGCAGAGATTTTACCATAAATGCTTTAGCAATGAGATTAACAAATCCCCGTGCTGGTGAATTGTTAGATTTCTTTGGCGGTTTATTGGATTTACAATCTCGACAAATTCGGGTTTTACACGCTAACAGTTTTATTGAAGATCCAACCAGAATTTATCGCGCAGTTCGATTTGCTGTCCGCTTAGGTTTTGAAATTGAGCCACAAACCGAAAGTTATATTAGATATGCCATTGCTAGCGGAATTTACGAACAAATTCAAGGTAAAAATGGTAGAACGCCAGCATTAGAAACTCGGCTAAAATCCGAATTAAAATACATTTTACAAGCTCCTTACTGGAAACCAGCATTACAACTTTTAGCAAATTTAGAAGCTTTGCGCTGCATCCATCCTACATTAGAATTAGATGAGAAACTGTGGTGGCAAGTGCGATTATTCGATCGCTGTTTACAAAAATTTGATTCTCAAAAAACTTTAGAACATTGGCAAATGCGCCTCGAAGTTTTAATCGCTTACTTAGCTCCAGAATTTCGTAGTAAAGTCGCCAATAATTTACAATTACCAGTAGATAGTATTGAGCGATTAACTAATTTAAACAAAGCGGAAACTAACATTGCAGAAATTTTACCTAAATTGCAGTTAAAAAGTGAAGTGGTTCAATTAATGCGACAATATAATTTACCAACTTTGATTTTAATTGCTACACGAAGTTGCCGCACAATTCGGCAAAAAATTTGGTGTTATCTCATAGCATGGAGTCAAATCAAAGCACCTTTAAATGGCAATGATTTAAAAGTTTTAGGTTACAAACCTGGAAAGCAATTTAAAGAAATTTTAGATGCTTTATTAATAGCAACTTTGGATGGAAAAATTGATAGTCGAGAGTCTGCTGAAGCTTTTGTTACAGAGCATTTTCCCAAAAAACTATAG
- the ribH gene encoding 6,7-dimethyl-8-ribityllumazine synthase, which yields MAVFEGTFTQTETLKFGIVIGRFNDLVTSKVLEGCQDCLKRHGIDTDLHGTQVDYVWVPGCFEVSLVARQMALSGRYDAVICLGAVIRGQTPHFDYVAAEVAKGIAAAGFQTGVPVIFGIITADNMQQALERAGIKSNHGWNYAMSALEMASLMRQIKGSGGMEPYGSKVVGPAATQPLPVPLKNAIAPESSATPE from the coding sequence ATGGCAGTTTTTGAGGGAACGTTTACTCAGACAGAAACTCTAAAGTTTGGGATTGTTATTGGTCGTTTCAATGACTTAGTAACAAGCAAGGTTTTAGAGGGATGTCAAGATTGTCTGAAACGCCACGGCATTGATACCGATCTTCATGGCACTCAGGTAGATTACGTTTGGGTACCAGGTTGTTTCGAGGTGTCCTTGGTAGCTCGCCAAATGGCACTTAGCGGACGCTATGATGCTGTGATTTGCTTGGGTGCTGTGATTCGAGGTCAAACGCCTCACTTTGATTATGTCGCTGCTGAGGTGGCGAAAGGGATTGCTGCTGCTGGATTTCAAACCGGAGTCCCGGTAATTTTTGGCATTATTACAGCAGACAATATGCAGCAAGCCTTAGAACGGGCAGGAATTAAAAGTAATCATGGCTGGAATTATGCTATGAGTGCTTTAGAAATGGCTAGTTTGATGCGTCAAATTAAGGGTAGTGGAGGTATGGAACCCTACGGCAGTAAAGTTGTTGGGCCTGCCGCTACCCAACCCTTGCCCGTACCGTTGAAAAATGCGATCGCTCCTGAATCCTCCGCTACTCCAGAGTAA